A part of Rhodamnia argentea isolate NSW1041297 chromosome 8, ASM2092103v1, whole genome shotgun sequence genomic DNA contains:
- the LOC115741339 gene encoding uncharacterized protein LOC115741339 isoform X2 gives MTEYVYGESPVLVLPGSSHMTWKERKELENKKVVSLGGKAPKKQRLPLSVARPMMKNQKKRDEKMWQENMILQRFGGRSSSWSSAGRLEERRKPEDRVLKSIDGHFKKGVLDVKHLLRPTPSGDGENNKRTSVGGKGKKKAGKKSRGKKRGGKKRH, from the exons ATGACGGAGTATGTTTATGGTGAATCCCCGGTTTTAGTTTTGC CAGGGTCCTCTCATATGAcatggaaagagagaaaggagcTAGAGAATAAGAAGGTGGTTTCCTTAGGTGGTAAG GCACCTAAGAAGCAGCGACTTCCTCTGAGCGTGGCTCGACCCATGATGAAGAACCAGAAGAAAAGAGATGAGAAAATGTGGCAAGAG AATATGATCCTTCAACGATTTGGGGGTAGGTCTAGTAGTTGGAGCAGCGCAGGGAGGCTGGAGGAGAGGCGCAAGCCCGAGGACAGGGTATTGAAGTCCATTGATGGTCATTTCAAGAAAGGGGTCCTCGATGTGAAGCATTTACTTCGACCAACCCCTTCCGGAGATGGCGAGAACAATAAGAGGACTAGTGTCGGTGGGAAAGGCAAGAAGAAAGCTGGGAAGAAGTCCCGAGGAAAGAAGCGGGGTGGTAAGAAGCGCCACTAA
- the LOC115741339 gene encoding uncharacterized protein LOC115741339 isoform X1, which yields MTKKKQPSRGKREMGPELDIRAIMRNVEFVGSSHMTWKERKELENKKVVSLGGKAPKKQRLPLSVARPMMKNQKKRDEKMWQENMILQRFGGRSSSWSSAGRLEERRKPEDRVLKSIDGHFKKGVLDVKHLLRPTPSGDGENNKRTSVGGKGKKKAGKKSRGKKRGGKKRH from the exons ATGACGAAGAAGAAACAACCGAGCCGTGGGAAGAGGGAGATGGGTCCTGAATTGGACATCAGGGCGATCATGAGGAATGTCGAGTTCGTAG GGTCCTCTCATATGAcatggaaagagagaaaggagcTAGAGAATAAGAAGGTGGTTTCCTTAGGTGGTAAG GCACCTAAGAAGCAGCGACTTCCTCTGAGCGTGGCTCGACCCATGATGAAGAACCAGAAGAAAAGAGATGAGAAAATGTGGCAAGAG AATATGATCCTTCAACGATTTGGGGGTAGGTCTAGTAGTTGGAGCAGCGCAGGGAGGCTGGAGGAGAGGCGCAAGCCCGAGGACAGGGTATTGAAGTCCATTGATGGTCATTTCAAGAAAGGGGTCCTCGATGTGAAGCATTTACTTCGACCAACCCCTTCCGGAGATGGCGAGAACAATAAGAGGACTAGTGTCGGTGGGAAAGGCAAGAAGAAAGCTGGGAAGAAGTCCCGAGGAAAGAAGCGGGGTGGTAAGAAGCGCCACTAA